From Malaya genurostris strain Urasoe2022 chromosome 2, Malgen_1.1, whole genome shotgun sequence:
taaactctagacaatctcatactaataaactcatgtcattccaaaataattttctctaatcttATTTAATCcaaactagtctagataagtttgggtaatttaaaactaatccaacctagttttgcctaatcttgtttgaagtgtatctgtcattcgagctcccacgcagagatgccatttatacagatttatctgtattatacagatttttacatgcgcatacagatttaatacagagcaggcgcgtagccagagaaaattttcggggggggggggggggggggggttttagaacatggtgataaatcaacacatgtacaatttatatcacaatgtttcccatgggttataattttttgtttcggggggggggggggtttgaacccctaaattccccccccccccccctgtatacgcgcctgattcAGAGTACAGGTTTTAAacagatttctcaaattaaacacagatttatacagataccacaaaaagtaagaaagaaataatgaaacttttccgtctgagcgtgtttgattgcccatattaaaatgaatattttttcgttcagcgtcatgaaactttattgtcagactgaaaagttgtatgacctgacttgacgttgcgtattgggcgttCGAATttcaagtcatcattttcaaacgaaaaaagtatttggatttacaattcaattgtggttgataccaaaaacatttaaatttcgtcgttgaatgttcttgtcagtgcggcaaggacttacgatataaaggaatgctccttgcatctgccattctataacaataatctaatggtataatatttttaaacatcattttatttccgaaatttccttcctttagtgaatacagataaatacagttttttttatacaaagcaatacagattttctatgaaaatatctggcatctctgctcccacgtttacagcttcttatgtcaaaataatgcatttccagatctcggctaaacttctctaatcccattctaatccagcgagatccctgctaaacttttttactcccggtaaaacttgtttgagttcagacaaagtttagagtgatttgccccttggttTTCATTGCTGTAAACGTTTCCAGAAAAAGTATTATCTGTTTCGCGCAGTTCTGTGGGAGCAGTAAGCCGTTTAGAACAGCGTCTTCCAGTGATCTAAGACGGTTTCTACGATCATTCAATCAACGTTTTGCGtagtttattttctttattcttTATTATAGCAATTGCAAATAAACTAATGAAATACAAACGATGTAAAACTGGTAATatacaaaattattcatttacgtAACAATACTGTCTTGAAACAACATAAGAACTCAGTTCGCCTCGATCAAAGTAAACATGCCGTTACTGTTCCAAACAAAGTACAATACTGGTACGAGAAGAAGCGTGTTGTAGTTTGATGGTCTTATAAACTTACTTACATTGCCTAATAGCTAAAGTCTTGGGGtgttctttgctgtatcaagcatacgtctccacataactcgatccatggctgctcgtcgccagccactcaaggcacggatgcttctgagatcaccctccacttgatcgatccaccttgctcgctgcgctcctcttcttcttgtaccagtcggattagattcaagaaccattttcactgggctgtcgttcgacatccttatgacatgcccagcccatcgtagacgtccgattttagctgtccgtacgatgggtggttctcctagcagctgtggcaattcgtgattcatacgccgcctACACGTTCTATCTTCAaactgcactccgccatagatggtcctcagtacctttctttcgaaactactaagggcgcgttggtccactgccaacatagtccaggtctcgtggccatagagaacaacccatctaatgagcgttttgtaaatggtcaatttcgtgcggtggcgtacttttcttgaTTGAAAgctttttctgagtccaaaatacgcacgatttcctgttaaaatacgtctctgaatttctatgCTAATGTCATTATCgggggtcaccagtgagcccaaataaacgaactcgtcaaccacctcgatatcgtcactgtctatcaatattcgtggtgggaggcgtagtgtttcttctctagagcctcttcctataatgtattttgtttttgacgcatttatggccagtccgatacgcctagcttcggtTTTCAGTCCGatataggtttccgtcatcttctcaaggttacgtgtcacaatatcaatatcgtcagcgaagccaaacagttgtacggactttcggaagatcgtgccactcgtgtcgatcctcgctcttcgaatcacaccttccaaggcaatattgaacaagatgcaAGAGAGTCCATTACCTTACCGTAGCCctttccgagattcgaagggactcgagagcgtcccagatactcggacgtagcacatcactctatccatcgttgctttcacCAATCTTATAAACTTTcatatgttttattttattttctaatATAATTCTTTTGTTCAAGTCAAGAATCCTATTTATTTATCTCTATTACTTTTAGGCTATCAAGTTACAAAACCTTCAAAGTtaaaaaatttagttgaaaatCACAATTCTTTTTGCTTTGCAGCGTTTGaatagattttttaaataaaatatccagACTACTTATATCTGGAGAATTCACTGCGTCAACTCACGTAAGTTGTATGTGAAGATTCTGTACGTTTTAAGGGATGTTCGTAAAACAGTCATTTTTGTCAGGTAAAATATTATGTAATCGTTTGGGAAGTTAATTTTTTCTTACATTGTTTTCATAAGCGGAAGACATCAATTCAATCGCTGATTACATGCGAGAATCAACGGACCACTTTGAAGTACCTTCAAAAACCTATCCACTTTCATAGGCCTTGGGAGTCATCAGATAAAACAactcccaaaaaaaaaatctataccTGTTTTAAGCGATCCCAGCGTTTTACGTCTGCTACGACAACTATCCTTATGACGATGCTTACAACAACACCGATAGCAGCAATTGCGATACTGTGACATATAAtcttgagaagatacaaaatatacaacgGACTGAAAGCCGAAGGTGCATCGAACTGGCTATAAATAAGTCGAAAACGgtatacatgagaggaagaggaaaAGGAGTCTAAGAGACCAAGTACGAAACATCAATGTTGATATATAATAATTCGGTAAACAATCAATgaacagagatgtctatctcctctgtgtgacgaagagcaagcaaaatttctcccctcgcactgacaacttcaacgagagctctactctttcacatttatataccactgttgtgtaagtgtgcacgcatcatgagtgcgattttcttttacctcttccactgaatcgcacctaagtgctagagcattagctagtAAATTCTCTGAGATGGATGcaaatactttcacagaggtgtacacgccggtgagcactctgctgtatggttttcgtagatgaagcgtggacacgcaaaatcagcaaaataaaacaatttatcgtaaaattttcggttttccttgcaaatttttcatagcaagaccagatctactctctattaattgaagttcacagaagtgttcgctcacaatcacgcgccagtggtcacttgggtgtatttagacgagagcgcgtgtgagcgattcatgcgaagagaatgtgtttcactcgcgccagctgctttaaccacaagcacacactcaaatgctgtctattcgacactgaaaagaagtgcgctttcctctttgtgcggtgcttcgtttttttcatcctcggtgtggcagaaatctgactctagcgtttatcactctggtgaaatgccatctctgtcaATGAATATAAAATTCGTAAACGGAAAATATTTCAATCGGATCACATTTTTAGAAAACAACAAACAATTCGAAACCGTCTctcattttaaaatatatatatttcatAACTTGTACATTTCATTGCGGTTCGACACTACAAAAATCTATCCACCTCCTTCCCAACGGCCTGTTGGACACTTTCGTAGCCATTGTCCCGAAGGAGCTGTTCCAGTTCCCGCTTGACCCGAATTGCGATCGGTGGCCCGTGGTAAATGAATGCCGTGTACAGCTGAATGGCACTGGCACCGGCCAGGATTTTTTCGTACGCATCGCGTCCACTGAAAATTCCACCGACGCCGATTATTGGAATTTTCCCGCCGGTCCATTTGTAAACCTTCGCTACTAGTTGGGTCGATTTTTGGTTCAGTGGCACTccacttaacccacccaactgtccGGCATTGATACTCTTCAAACTGGGCTGTCGCTCGATAGTGGTATTAGATATAATAAGGCCATCCACGGCATATTCTTTACATTCTACTACTGATATCACCTCCTGGACGTCTTCATCAGACAAATCCGGTGCTAGTTTGACAAGAATCGGTCGTCGATCCGATTCAGGCAACGAACTCCGAGCCTTTAGTACTTCGCTTAGCAGCACATGGAGCGTGCTCTTATTTTGCATTGTCCTCAAACCGGGAGTATTTGGACTACTTATGTTTATGACCAGATAGTCAGCCAGACTGCTAAACTTTCTAACACCCTTAACATAATCACGAATTGCATCTTTTGACAATTTGTTTTTCCCTAAGTTTATACCCAGCATAACACCATCGCCACAATCTTTGCGAGCCTTCTTCAGTCGCTCGTACACAACTTTATGACCGTCACTGTTAAACCCATATCTGAATATAAATAACTCTTCATCATGTTTCCGTTACGCCATCCGTATTATAAATACCTACCTATTAACAATTGCCTTGTCTTCGTTTAGCCGAAACACTCGTGGTCGGGGATTGCCTGGCTGCGGTTTTGGCGTAACGGAACCGACCTCCACAAAACCAAACCCAAGTCGGCTTAGTCCGCATACAGCCTCGCCTTGTTTGTCAAAGCCGGCTGCGATTCCGACCGGGTTGCTTAGGGTCATATCGAGCAGTTTAGTGCGAAGTATTCCCGGATCCTGGAAACCGGGTCGAATCAAGCCTAGTTTTACACTAAAAATTGCTAACCGGTGTGCCGTTTCCGGTGGAATTAAGCGTACCACAGGCATAAATACTTGATCGTAGAATTTTTCGTTGGCTCTACACAAGCAGACTGCACTGAATGTAGCTACTCCGAGACTAGTTATTTTGATCAACGACCGGAACTTGTTCTGAAAGTGAATGTTTTTGTTATCACTGAAATACCGGCGACATGAGTTTATGGCTATTATACCGTTGGCACCCGACTTGGATTCATTTTCAGCtattcgtgcacttttcaaaCTTatagaaaatataataattgaaaaaaagaacTTTAATCAAGATAATATCCTACTGATAATAAATTTGCCGAAATTATCATGTTTTTGTTTACGGTAATGTACTCAAAAGAAAAACTAGAAGATTGATTGGCATTCTCCGCATTCTCACATGGACGGATGAAATATTTCACCGTGTAGATAACCGCAACATCATGTAACCGTTACATGTACGCCACCGTAAACATATCTAATATTCTATACTTTTTACCCAATATAGAAGTGGAAATATTTACGTAACGATAAAACTTAATATGCTAACTCTAAAATTCAGACAAAATATAACATGCCATGCAAATCAATTGAAAGAAAATCTTATTCAACACTATTCAACCGACGATTTTCATTAGAGCAAAAGAGCGACTACTGACGGCTGCTATT
This genomic window contains:
- the LOC131432284 gene encoding dihydroorotate dehydrogenase (quinone), mitochondrial, with product MNPSRVPTNKFRSLIKITSLGVATFSAVCLCRANEKFYDQVFMPVVRLIPPETAHRLAIFSVKLGLIRPGFQDPGILRTKLLDMTLSNPVGIAAGFDKQGEAVCGLSRLGFGFVEVGSVTPKPQPGNPRPRVFRLNEDKAIVNRYGFNSDGHKVVYERLKKARKDCGDGVMLGINLGKNKLSKDAIRDYVKGVRKFSSLADYLVINISSPNTPGLRTMQNKSTLHVLLSEVLKARSSLPESDRRPILVKLAPDLSDEDVQEVISVVECKEYAVDGLIISNTTIERQPSLKSINAGQLGGLSGVPLNQKSTQLVAKVYKWTGGKIPIIGVGGIFSGRDAYEKILAGASAIQLYTAFIYHGPPIAIRVKRELEQLLRDNGYESVQQAVGKEVDRFL